One Equus caballus isolate H_3958 breed thoroughbred chromosome 14, TB-T2T, whole genome shotgun sequence DNA segment encodes these proteins:
- the ZNF346 gene encoding zinc finger protein 346 isoform X12, translating to MIQKNQCLFTNTQCKVCCALLISESQKLAHYQSKKHANKVKRYLAIHGMETLKGETKKLDSDQKSSRSKDKNQCCPICNMTFSSPVVAQSHYLGKTHAKNLKLKQQSTKVEALSKRLTNPFLVASTLALHQNREMIDPDKFCSLCHATFNDPVMAQQHYVGKKHRKQETKLKLMAHYGRLADPAVTDSSGSVPYAEESGNFGTKLLRTPLHKMLLFWPATDRNSIASSWHDPRSPKTVASPLSQIPVQRQPIQKDSATLED from the exons ATGATCCAGAAGAACCAGTGTCTCTTCACCAATACCCAGTGTAAGGTTTGCTGCGCCTTGCTCATTTCTGAGTCCCAGAAGCTGGCACACTACCAG AGCAAAAAACATGCCAACAAAGTGAAGAGATACCTAGCAATCCATGGAATGGAGACATTAAAGGGGGAAACGAAGAAGCTAGACTCAGATCAG AAGAGCAGCAGAAGCAAAGACAAGAACCAGTGCTGCCCCATCTGTAACATGACCTTTTCCTCCCCTGTCGTGGCCCAGTCGCACTACCTGGGGAAGACCCACGCAAAGAACTTAAAGCTGAAGCAGCAATCCACTAAGGTGGAAG CTCTGTCGAAACGCCTTACAAACCCTTTCCTTGTGGCCTCCACCTTAGCCCTGCACCAGAATAGAGAGATGATAGACCCAGACAAGTTCTGCAGCCTCTGCCACGCGACTTTCAACGACCCTGTCATGGCTCAGCAACATTATGTGGgcaagaaacacaggaaacaggaGACCAAGCTCAAACTCATGGCACACTATGGGCGGCTGGCAGACCCTGCTGTCACTGACTCATCAG GATCAGTCCCATATGCTGAGGAATCTGGAAACTTCGGAACCAAGCTCCTCAGAACCCCGCTTCACAAGATGCTTCTATTTTGGCCTGCGACTGATAGGAACAGCATAGCATCCAGCTGGCACGACCCAAG GTCACCAAAAACAGTGGCATCACCCCTGAGCCAGATTCCAGTGCAAAGGCAACCTATTCAGAAAGACTCAGCCACCTTGGAAGACTAG
- the ZNF346 gene encoding zinc finger protein 346 isoform X15: MIQKNQCLFTNTQCKVCCALLISESQKLAHYQSKKHANKVKRYLAIHGMETLKGETKKLDSDQKSSRSKDKNQCCPICNMTFSSPVVAQSHYLGKTHAKNLKLKQQSTKVEALSKRLTNPFLVASTLALHQNREMIDPDKFCSLCHATFNDPVMAQQHYVGKKHRKQETKLKLMAHYGRLADPAVTDSSAGKGYPCKTCKIVLNSIEQYQAHVSGFKHKNQSPKTVASPLSQIPVQRQPIQKDSATLED; this comes from the exons ATGATCCAGAAGAACCAGTGTCTCTTCACCAATACCCAGTGTAAGGTTTGCTGCGCCTTGCTCATTTCTGAGTCCCAGAAGCTGGCACACTACCAG AGCAAAAAACATGCCAACAAAGTGAAGAGATACCTAGCAATCCATGGAATGGAGACATTAAAGGGGGAAACGAAGAAGCTAGACTCAGATCAG AAGAGCAGCAGAAGCAAAGACAAGAACCAGTGCTGCCCCATCTGTAACATGACCTTTTCCTCCCCTGTCGTGGCCCAGTCGCACTACCTGGGGAAGACCCACGCAAAGAACTTAAAGCTGAAGCAGCAATCCACTAAGGTGGAAG CTCTGTCGAAACGCCTTACAAACCCTTTCCTTGTGGCCTCCACCTTAGCCCTGCACCAGAATAGAGAGATGATAGACCCAGACAAGTTCTGCAGCCTCTGCCACGCGACTTTCAACGACCCTGTCATGGCTCAGCAACATTATGTGGgcaagaaacacaggaaacaggaGACCAAGCTCAAACTCATGGCACACTATGGGCGGCTGGCAGACCCTGCTGTCACTGACTCATCAG CCGGGAAGGGCTACCCCTGCAAGACATGTAAGATAGTGCTGAACTCCATAGAACAGTACCAAGCTCATGTCAGCGGCTTCAAACACAAGAACCA GTCACCAAAAACAGTGGCATCACCCCTGAGCCAGATTCCAGTGCAAAGGCAACCTATTCAGAAAGACTCAGCCACCTTGGAAGACTAG